A genome region from Mercenaria mercenaria strain notata chromosome 11, MADL_Memer_1, whole genome shotgun sequence includes the following:
- the LOC128545975 gene encoding uncharacterized protein LOC128545975 yields MIEEININTEVSKLLSSALARARIVRNNLQLMKSYANITEYLAATLHDNHFIETGSCTETSEIPGSDVDHMQIFTDTCAADNPNQVMIKKCHVLKMDTDDSRHGFSKLRLNHLFDKKDLTRQILEESLVGGEDNSEYISSNRFSAFFLKLMSGTNKFSPFAHSTTSIFRHGPCSTIEFDHANQSDIAVGIECANWPREAEEWCNRPRFHEWPSENTVSSLRQLPCYLLPVGDEYSSDCALEWRFAFVPTERELIWEFNDTQIQCYVILKLLRKQFLEPIAPDQLSSFFLKTIMFWEIENKGPDNWTSENLIHCIVSCLQSLRKCVMAKTLPHYIFRKRNLLFTKFRDREIQTAVVNKLEDIENNTVPYVLQAATSFAPLDDLGKIWSNCNGSLSHFIHTTKEQIPDVPEVCEKMGILSRFLKANEIFMFIVYFPATHEKLMDAGLYIKEYESDFDSTLRKHALSCLKIEFGKRIIPEIFKPDTLLPKEDLIPTTYSLFSDAKIGSTTGFLHLATLHYLLREYTKALTIIRSIISKKESLFFIGSSAEKKYFKQQTHPDCIDVFPSSEDMLAHDICFTSEDVLWAPPGVEMECALLSKRHNWNFCVFHPVVYSYYLLFLICLKRKHVKECKQCLQEFSDFLRFDGGKIDRHRSLNLLGVCYYKLGYHDKAISCFERSLEIVSPVGNAASYHICILITELLNEQTCQRAKDKIIYTRTSGPK; encoded by the coding sequence ATGATCGAAGAAATCAACATTAACACTGAAGTAAGCAAACTTTTGTCTAGTGCGTTGGCAAGGGCGAGAATTGTTAGAAATAATCTACAGTTGATGAAATCTTATGCAAATATAACGGAGTACCTGGCGGCAACACTGCATGACAATCATTTCATAGAAACAGGCAGCTGTACGGAAACATCTGAAATACCCGGAAGTGATGTTGACCATATGCAAATATTTACAGACACGTGTGCTGCTGATAATCCGAACCAAGTCATGATTAAAAAGTGTCACGTTTTGAAAATGGACACAGACGATTCGCGTCATGGTTTCTCAAAACTAAGACTAAACCACTTATTTGACAAGAAAGACTTGACTAGACAAATTCTAGAAGAATCCCTTGTTGGTGGCGAGGATAATTCGGAATACATTTCAAGCAATAGATTCTCTGCATTTTTCCTGAAGTTGATGTCCGGAACAAATAAGTTCTCACCTTTTGCGCATTCGACTACCTCCATCTTTCGACATGGACCATGTTCAACTATTGAATTTGACCACGCTAACCAGTCAGATATTGCAGTTGGGATTGAGTGTGCCAACTGGCCAAGAGAAGCAGAAGAATGGTGTAATCGACCTAGGTTTCACGAATGGCCCTCAGAGAATACAGTATCTTCTTTAAGACAGCTTCCGTGTTACCTTCTGCCGGTAGGGGATGAGTATTCCTCAGACTGTGCACTTGAATGGAGGTTTGCATTTGTTCCAACAGAAAGAGAATTAATATGGGAATTCAATGACACACAAATCCAGTGCTATGTGATACTTAAACTGCTAAGAAAACAATTTCTGGAGCCGATTGCCCCTGACCAGTTGAGTTCTTTCTTTCTGAAAACTATTATGTTCTGGGAGATTGAAAATAAAGGTCCCGACAATTGGACCTCAGAAAATCTCATTCATTGCATAGTTTCATGCTTGCAAAGTCTCAGGAAATGTGTAATGGCAAAGACATTGCCTCATTATATTTTCAGAAAGAGAAATTTACTGTTCACTAAATTCAGAGACCGAGAGATACAAACCGCAGTGGTAAATAAGTTAGAAGACATCGAGAACAACACAGTTCCGTATGTACTTCAGGCTGCAACGAGTTTTGCCCCGTTGGATGATCTTGGCAAAATCTGGAGTAACTGCAATGGCAGCTTGTCACATTTTATTCATACTACAAAGGAACAAATACCAGATGTTCCTGAAGTTTGCGAGAAGATGGGTATATTATCAAGATTTTTGAAGGCAAATGAAATTTTCATGTTCATTGTTTATTTTCCAGCAACACATGAAAAATTAATGGATGCAGGattatatataaaagaatatGAAAGTGACTTTGACAGCACGCTACGAAAGCATGCGTTGAGCTGCTTGAAGATAGAGTTTGGGAAGCGTATTATACCAGAAATATTCAAACCGGACACGCTTTTGCCAAAAGAAGATCTTATACCGACTACCTACAGTTTGTTTTCGGATGCAAAAATAGGTTCAACCACTGGATTTCTCCACCTTGCCACACTTCATTACCTCCTGCGGGAGTACACTAAAGCTTTGACGATAATCCGCTCAATCATATCAAAGAAGGAAAGCTTGTTCTTTATTGGATCTTcggctgaaaaaaaatattttaaacaacagACTCATCCCGATTGCATAGACGTATTTCCGTCGTCGGAAGATATGTTAGCTCATGATATTTGCTTTACGTCGGAAGATGTACTTTGGGCACCGCCTGGTGTAGAGATGGAATGTGCTTTACTCAGTAAACGCCATAACTGGAACTTTTGTGTTTTTCACCCAGTGGTATATTCGTATTACCTATTATTTCTTATTTGTCTCAAAAGAAAACATGTCAAAGAGTGTAAGCAATGTTTACAGGAATTTTCTGACTTTCTACGTTTTGACGGCGGTAAAATTGACCGCCATAGGTCATTGAATTTGTTGGGAGTTTGCTACTATAAACTAGGTTATCATGATAAAGCTATAAGTTGCTTCGAACGATCGCTAGAGATAGTAAGTCCAGTCGGAAATGCGGCATCTTACCACATATGCATTTTAATAACAGAGTTGTTGAATGAACAGACATGTCAAAGGGCAAAGGACAAAATTATTTATACACGCACTTCTGGACCAAAATGA
- the LOC128545875 gene encoding uncharacterized protein LOC128545875, whose product MTEEININTEVSKLLSSALARAKIVRDNLQLTKFYAHITEYLVATLHGKHFIQTGSCMEQSLIPGSDVDQMQIFSDTCAADSPNQVMIKKCHLLIMDTDDSRHGFSKLRLNHLLDKKDLTRQILEESLVCGEANSEYISSNRFSASFLKLRSATFEFSPFGPRTTAFFRHGPCSTIELDHSQQADIAVGIECANWPREAKEWCTRPRFYGWPSKNTVSALSKLPCYLLPVGDECSTNCALEWRFAFVPTERELIWEFSDTQIQCYVILKLLRKKFLEPIAPDQLSSFFLKTIVFWEIENKGPDAWTSENLIHCIVSCLQSLRECVMTKTLPHYIFRKRNLLFTKFRDREIQTAVVNKLEDLEKNTAPYVLQAATGFAPLDDLGKIWSNCKGSLACFINTRREQMLHIPELLEKTHRSYYYGRFIFIRIVGVRQQLEKLIEAGLYITEHESEFDSLFRKHALSCLKIEIGKRYIPEIFNPDTELPKTKLITTIYNLFAGATIGSTIGCLHLATLHYLLREYTKALTIIHSLISKKGHLFFIGLSAEKISLEEQNYPECIDVCPTLENLVAHDIYFSSEDVVWAPPGVGLECALLGKRYNWNFCVFHPLVYSYYLLFLICLKRKQVKECKQCLQEFSDFLSFDGGKIDRHRSLNLLGFCNYKLGYYDKAVSCFERSLQIVGPVGNAASYHICILITELLAEQTCRRAKDKVIYTRTSGPNELYWIESK is encoded by the coding sequence ATGACCGAAGAAATCAACATTAACACTGAAGTAAGCAAACTTTTGTCTAGTGCGTTGGCAAGGGCGAAAATTGTTAGAGATAATCTACAACTGACGAAATTTTATGCACATATAACAGAGTACCTGGTGGCAACACTGCATGGCAAACATTTCATCCAAACAGGCAGCTGTATGGAACAATCTCTTATACCCGGAAGTGACGTTGACCAAATGCAAATATTTTCAGATACGTGTGCTGCTGATAGTCCGAACCAAGTCATGATTAAAAAATGTCACCTTTTGATAATGGACACAGACGATTCGCGTCATGGTTTCTCAAAACTAAGACTAAACCACTTACTTGACAAGAAAGATTTGACCAGACAAATTCTAGAAGAATCCCTTGTTTGTGGCGAGGCAAATTCTGAATACATTTCAAGCAATAGATTCTCTGCATCTTTCCTGAAGCTGAGGTCCGCAACATTTGAGTTTTCACCTTTTGGTCCCAGGACTACTGCTTTCTTTCGACATGGACCATGTTCAACTATTGAACTTGACCACTCTCAACAGGCAGATATTGCAGTTGGGATTGAGTGTGCCAACTGGCCCAGAGAAGCCAAAGAATGGTGCACTCGACCTAGGTTTTACGGATGGCCTTCAAAGAATACAGTATCAGCGTTAAGCAAGCTTCCGTGTTACCTTCTGCCGGTAGGCGACGAGTGTTCTACTAATTGTGCACTTGAGTGGAGGTTTGCATTTGTCCCAACAGAAAGAGAATTAATATGGGAATTCAGTGATACACAAATCCAGTGCTATGTGATACTGAAACTGCTAAGAAAAAAATTCCTGGAGCCAATTGCCCCTGATCAATTGAGTTCTTTCTTTCTGAAGACAATTGTATTTTGGGAGATTGAAAATAAAGGTCCCGATGCTTGGACCTCTGAAAATCTCATTCATTGCATAGTTTCATGCTTGCAAAGTCTCAGAGAATGTGTGATGACAAAGACATTGCCTCACTATATTTTCAGAAAGAGAAATTTACTGTTCACTAAATTCAGAGACAGAGAGATACAAACCGCCGTAGTAAATAAATTAGAAGACCTCGAGAAAAACACAGCTCCATATGTACTTCAGGCTGCAACGGGGTTTGCCCCGTTGGATGATCTTGGAAAAATCTGGAGTAACTGCAAAGGCAGCTTGGCATGTTTTATTAATACTAGAAGGGAACAAATGCTACATATTCCTGAACTTTTGGAGAAGACACATAGAAGTTATTATTatggacgttttatttttatacgcATTGTTGGTGTTCGGCAACAACTTGAAAAATTAATAGAGGCAGGATTATATATAACAGAACATGAAAGTGAATTTGACAGCTTGTTTCGAAAGCATGCTTTGAGCTGCTTGAAGATAGAGATTGGGAAGCGTTATATACCAGAAATATTCAATCCGGACACAGAGTTgccaaaaacaaaacttataaCGACTATCTACAATTTGTTTGCTGGAGCAACGATAGGTTCAACCATTGGATGTCTCCACCTTGCCACTCTTCATTACCTACTGCGTGAGTACACTAAAGCTTTGACGATAATCCACTCACTCATATCGAAGAAGGGACACTTGTTCTTTATTGGATTATCGGCTGAAAAAATATCGCTTGAGGAACAGAATTATCCCGAGTGCATAGATGTATGTCCGACGTTGGAAAATTTGGTAGCGCATGATATATACTTTTCGTCGGAAGATGTAGTTTGGGCTCCGCCTGGTGTAGGGTTGGAATGTGCTTTACTCGGTAAACGCTATAACTGGAACTTTTGTGTTTTTCACCCACTGGTATATTCGTATTACCTATTATTTCTTATTTGTCTAAAACGAAAACAGGTCAAAGAGTGTAAGCAATGTTTACAGGAATTTTCTGACTTCCTTAGTTTTGACGGCGGTAAAATTGACCGCCATAGGTCATTGAATTTGTTGGGATTTTGCAACTATAAACTAGGTTATTATGACAAAGCTGTAAGTTGCTTCGAACGATCGCTACAGATAGTAGGTCCAGTCGGAAATGCGGCGTCTTACCACATATGTATCTTAATAACGGAGTTATTGGCTGAACAGACATGTCGAAGGGCAAAGGACAAAGTTATTTATACACGCACTTCAGGACCAAATGAGCTTTATTGGATTGAAAGTAAATGA